The following coding sequences lie in one Cupriavidus sp. WKF15 genomic window:
- a CDS encoding PaaI family thioesterase — protein MSESAERRLTLAEIDATLERVLAPWVRQLGLRAEAVDDAGITLRLPFQEMFRHAGGVVCGQVLMSAADTAMIVAVASALGAFRPMTTVTLNTNFMRPVIDGDVLVRAKVLRLGKTVVFGEIELTGTDGKLAVQATTTYALL, from the coding sequence ATGTCCGAATCCGCCGAACGCCGCCTGACCCTTGCCGAGATCGATGCCACGCTGGAGCGCGTGCTCGCGCCCTGGGTGCGCCAGCTCGGGCTGCGTGCCGAAGCCGTCGATGACGCCGGCATCACGCTGCGGCTGCCATTCCAGGAAATGTTCCGCCATGCGGGCGGCGTGGTGTGCGGCCAGGTGCTGATGTCGGCCGCCGACACCGCGATGATCGTCGCCGTGGCCAGCGCGCTGGGCGCGTTCCGGCCGATGACCACCGTCACCCTGAATACCAACTTCATGCGCCCCGTGATCGACGGCGATGTGCTCGTGCGCGCCAAGGTGCTGCGCCTTGGCAAGACCGTGGTGTTCGGCGAGATCGAGCTGACTGGCACCGATGGCAAGCTGGCCGTGCAGGCTACCACCACCTATGCCCTGCTCTGA